Proteins from a genomic interval of Hemicordylus capensis ecotype Gifberg chromosome 14, rHemCap1.1.pri, whole genome shotgun sequence:
- the ECM1 gene encoding extracellular matrix protein 1 yields MSLPRFPLQKYNITLAAVGGFYKELGATSSTSREPEEEGREPPDSSGVLKAIDCSAAQITMRTILVLLASWLVLAQSTAVATTADEGERPPPPSDAILQQDITDLQQREVEAHGEEPSEGFVLQREITDDVASSFLVHGEPQASSCTPTGRGFGRRSKLDEFPPGRPTASNLCNICSEGRSKASYGSWNLPLTGFSHLRRQGEALNNLEAGFKQCCQLPEKEKLSCCISVWSDVLEQFCNAEFSVKTRPQPCCKLEGASREDCFVREAPSPNYSAGQGPEEGKAFLPAPLLSPQQLPEISFPPGQPTRTNIKNICTLRRFRPTYLSGVLPRSGNTWFVRRAQTVNRVEKAFKKCCPKQDVSCARQGWQKSLTQFCKQERMVKDRVHACCQGGKVDYACFASQAPHPAYDKEIQVVSLAQATPPLLDLLCGQFMLLTKQRQIPALVKNITEPCCKLQGDERTQCAESASSQFITTLCSAPKGSWKDPKKCCAQPEGAPRQECFNRNYLADISVASAAR; encoded by the exons ATGAGTCTCCCTCGTTTTCCCCTCCAGAAGTATAATATTACACTT GCCGCTGTCGGAGGGTTTTATAAAGAGCTGGGAGCGACTAGCAGCACCAGCAGAGAGccagaggaagagggaagggagccTCCGGACAGCAGCGGAGTCCTAAAGGCGATTGATTGCAGCGCAGCCCAGATCACGATGAGGACGATCCTGGTCCTTCTGGCCTCTTGGCTGGTTCTAGCACAATCCACAGCTGTTGCTACCACAG CTGACGAAGGAGAGCGTCCACCTCCACCTTCGGATGCCATTTTGCAACAAGACATCACTGATCTGCAGCAGCGGGAAGTGGAAG CTCACGGCGAAGAGCCCTCTGAAGGTTTCGTTCTGCAGAGAGAGATCACCGATGACGTGGCCTCCTCGTTCCTAGTCCACGGGGAGCCCCAGGCGTCTTCCTGCACCCCGACGGGGAGAGGCTTTGGCCGCCGCTCCAAGCTGGACGAGTTCCCGCCCGGCCGCCCCACCGCCAGCAACCTCTGCAACATCTGCTCCGAGGGGAGGAGCAAGGCCTCCTACGGATCCTGGAACTTGCCCCTCACCGGCTTCAGCCACCTGCGCCGCCAGGGGGAGGCCCTCAACAACTTGGAGGCCGGGTTCAAGCAGTGCTGCCAGCTGCCCGAGAAGGAGAAGCTGAGCTGCTGCATCAGTGTG TGGTCCGATGTCCTGGAGCAGTTCTGCAACGCCGAGTTTTCGGTGAAGACCAGGCCTCAACCCTGCTGCAAGCTGGAGGGCGCGTCGCGGGAGGACTGCTTCGTCAGGGAGGCTCCGTCCCCGAATTACAGTGCCGGTCAAGGCCCAGAAGAGGGCAAGGCCTTCCTTCCTGCGCCTCTGCTCAGCCCTCAGCAGCTTCCAGAAATCTCCTTCCCTCCCGGTCAACCCACCAGGACCAACATCAAGAACATCTGCACTCTGCGCCGATTCCGGCCCACCTATCTCAGTGGCGTCCTCCCACGGTCGGGTAACACCTGGTTTGTGCGCCGAGCCCAGACCGTGAACCGTGTGGAGAAGGCCTTCAAGAAGTGTTGTCCGAAGCAAGACGTCAGCTGTGCCCGCCAAGGG tgGCAAAAATCTCTGACTCAGTTCTGCAAGCAGGAGAGGATGGTGAAAGACCGAGTCCACGCCTGTTGCCAGGGGGGCAAGGTGGACTATGCCTGCTTTGCTTCCCAGGCCCCACACCCGGCCTACGACAAAGAGATTCAGGTGGTCAGCCTGGCCCAGGCGACCCCACCCCTTCTGGATCTGCTCTGCGGCCAGTTCATGCTCCTCACTAAACA GAGGCAAATTCCGGCTTTAGTCAAGAACATCACAGAACCCTGCTGCAAGCTGCAAGGCGACGAGAGGACACAGTGCGCAGAGTCGGCG AGCTCCCAGTTCATCACCACCCTCTGCAGCGCCCCAAAAGGCTCCTGGAAAGACCCCAAGAAATGCTGTGCCCAGCCAGAAGGTGCGCCACGCCAGGAGTGCTTCAACCGGAACTACCTGGCTGACATCTCGGTGGCCAGCGCCGCACGTTGA